One window of the Buchnera aphidicola (Meitanaphis flavogallis) genome contains the following:
- the ffh gene encoding signal recognition particle protein, with amino-acid sequence MFNNLTDKFLKIFNKLSNRGRLTENNIKETLREVRKTLLEADVALSVVRNFIDSVSKSAIGSNINKSFTPGQELIKIVKEKLTTILGEGNSDLNLSTQVPTVIMVIGLQGQGKTTSITKLGKMIKNAHKKKILIVSTDIYRPAAIKQLELLSQKAKIDFYPSNTNQNPIIIAKEALKFAKLKLYDVLLIDTAGRLHIDNYMMNEISNIYKETKPTENLLVIDAMIGQDAVNIAHKFSNNIPITGFIITKTDSDARAGIILSMKYITKKPIKFMSTGEKLHEFEAFHSNRVVNRILGMGDVLSIIENIEKKINKKNIKKLTYTIKSREKFDYNDLLIQIQQIKKLGNITTILGKLPKKTKIFSSIHNNINEKLLLQMETIIYSMTPKEKKQPELIKGSRKRRIAKGSGLSIQEINLLLRQFNNIKKIIQMIKKGGINKIMRGISSIMNNTSLKS; translated from the coding sequence ATGTTTAACAATTTAACTGATAAATTTTTAAAAATTTTTAATAAACTTTCTAACAGAGGAAGATTAACTGAAAATAATATAAAAGAAACCTTAAGAGAGGTCAGAAAAACTTTACTAGAAGCAGATGTTGCATTATCAGTAGTACGAAATTTTATAGATTCTGTATCAAAAAGTGCTATTGGTAGTAACATTAATAAAAGTTTTACTCCTGGACAAGAACTAATAAAAATAGTCAAAGAAAAATTAACAACAATATTAGGAGAAGGAAACAGTGATTTAAATTTATCCACACAAGTTCCAACAGTAATAATGGTAATTGGACTACAAGGACAAGGAAAAACAACAAGTATAACAAAGTTAGGAAAAATGATAAAAAATGCCCATAAGAAAAAAATTTTGATAGTTTCTACAGACATATATAGACCTGCAGCAATTAAACAATTAGAATTATTATCACAAAAAGCAAAAATTGATTTCTATCCTTCAAATACCAATCAAAATCCAATAATAATTGCTAAAGAAGCATTAAAATTTGCTAAATTAAAATTGTATGATGTATTATTAATTGATACCGCTGGGAGATTACACATTGACAATTATATGATGAATGAAATTTCAAATATATATAAAGAAACAAAACCTACAGAAAATCTGCTAGTTATTGATGCTATGATAGGTCAAGATGCAGTAAATATTGCTCATAAATTTAGTAATAATATACCTATTACCGGATTTATTATAACTAAAACAGATAGCGATGCCAGAGCAGGTATTATACTCTCCATGAAATATATTACAAAAAAACCAATTAAATTCATGAGTACTGGAGAAAAATTACATGAATTCGAAGCATTTCATTCTAATAGAGTTGTAAACCGCATTCTCGGAATGGGTGATGTTTTATCTATTATAGAAAACATTGAAAAAAAAATTAATAAAAAAAACATTAAAAAATTAACGTATACAATAAAAAGTCGAGAAAAATTTGATTATAACGACTTATTAATACAAATACAACAAATTAAAAAACTTGGAAACATCACTACAATATTAGGAAAATTACCCAAAAAAACAAAAATATTTAGTTCCATTCACAATAATATAAATGAAAAGCTATTGTTACAAATGGAAACTATAATATATTCTATGACTCCAAAAGAAAAAAAACAACCAGAACTTATCAAAGGATCAAGAAAACGTAGAATTGCAAAAGGATCAGGATTATCAATACAAGAAATAAATTTACTATTAAGACAATTTAATAACATAAAAAAAATAATACAAATGATCAAAAAAGGTGGAATAAACAAAATAATGAGAGGAATAAGTAGTATAATGAACAATACGTCTTTAAAATCATAA
- the rpsP gene encoding 30S ribosomal protein S16, translating into MVKIRLSRVGVKKRPFYQVIIADSRYPRNGRFIEKVGFFNPIPSKNSSNDIYINYTRIKYWIKNGALMSSRVKHLIKKFSKIKNKKV; encoded by the coding sequence ATGGTAAAAATTCGTTTATCAAGAGTAGGGGTTAAAAAACGCCCATTTTATCAAGTTATTATTGCTGACAGTCGATATCCTAGAAATGGAAGATTTATTGAAAAAGTAGGATTTTTTAATCCAATACCATCAAAAAATTCTAGTAATGATATTTATATAAATTATACTAGAATAAAATATTGGATAAAAAATGGAGCTTTAATGTCTAGTAGAGTCAAGCACTTAATTAAAAAATTTTCTAAAATAAAAAATAAAAAGGTATAG
- the rimM gene encoding ribosome maturation factor RimM (Essential for efficient processing of 16S rRNA), giving the protein MFSFTEKKQNIFNYHPWNIQNNATKTTIYVQNWKDKKKYFIVKIKNIIDRSTAQKLTNNYIIINENILPPLKNDDYYWKDIINCTVFNIKKKY; this is encoded by the coding sequence ATATTTTCGTTTACAGAAAAAAAACAAAATATTTTCAATTATCATCCTTGGAACATTCAAAATAATGCAACAAAGACAACTATTTATGTTCAAAATTGGAAAGATAAAAAAAAGTACTTTATTGTAAAAATAAAAAATATTATTGATCGTTCTACAGCTCAAAAACTAACTAATAATTACATAATAATTAACGAAAATATATTACCACCGTTAAAAAATGATGATTATTATTGGAAAGACATTATAAATTGTACTGTATTTAATATAAAAAAAAAATACTAG
- the trmD gene encoding tRNA (guanosine(37)-N1)-methyltransferase TrmD: protein MNKKILEKKALLHIGIISIFPNMFHTIINYGITRKAIQKGIMKLDIFNPRHYTKNKYRNIDNRPYGGGPGMLMQAQPLKLAIENAKSKLECDAKVLYLSPKGYKINQETIVKLSKMQHIILLCGRYKGIDERLIHSKIVNEEISIGDYILSGGELPAMILIDMICRLLPGSLNAIKSKQHDSFYKGLLDCPHYTRPKVFHNIEVPNILLSGNHKKIKTWRLQQSLGQTWIKRPDLLNNITLTKEERNLLEQFKEKKLKSKT, encoded by the coding sequence TTGAATAAAAAAATTTTAGAAAAAAAAGCACTATTACATATAGGAATAATTAGTATTTTTCCAAACATGTTTCATACCATAATCAATTATGGAATTACTAGAAAAGCCATTCAAAAAGGAATAATGAAACTTGATATCTTTAATCCAAGGCATTACACAAAAAATAAATATCGAAATATCGATAATCGCCCTTATGGAGGAGGACCTGGTATGCTTATGCAGGCACAACCATTAAAATTAGCCATTGAAAACGCAAAATCTAAATTAGAATGTGATGCGAAAGTACTTTATTTATCACCAAAAGGATACAAAATAAATCAAGAAACAATTGTAAAGTTATCAAAAATGCAACACATAATTTTATTATGTGGTAGATACAAAGGAATAGACGAACGGCTTATACATAGCAAAATTGTAAATGAAGAAATATCTATTGGAGATTACATTCTTAGCGGTGGAGAATTACCTGCTATGATCTTAATTGATATGATATGTCGATTACTCCCTGGTTCTTTAAACGCAATAAAATCAAAACAACATGATTCATTTTATAAAGGACTATTAGATTGTCCTCATTATACTCGACCAAAAGTTTTCCATAATATAGAAGTTCCTAACATTCTATTATCTGGAAATCACAAAAAAATAAAAACGTGGAGACTACAGCAATCATTAGGACAAACTTGGATCAAGAGACCGGATTTATTAAATAACATCACACTTACAAAAGAAGAACGTAATTTATTAGAACAATTTAAAGAAAAAAAGTTAAAATCAAAAACATAA
- the rplS gene encoding 50S ribosomal protein L19, with the protein MVNIIQIIEKEQIKKTIPTFKTGDTIEIKIWVVEGSKKRIQSFEGIVIAKRNRHFKYSFCVRKISNGHAVERVFHAHSPNIETINIKKHGDVRKSKLYYLRNRTGKSAKIKELLIKK; encoded by the coding sequence ATTGTGAATATAATTCAAATAATAGAAAAAGAACAGATAAAAAAAACTATTCCTACTTTTAAAACAGGAGATACTATAGAAATTAAAATATGGGTAGTAGAAGGATCAAAAAAAAGAATACAATCGTTTGAAGGAATAGTTATAGCTAAACGAAATAGACATTTTAAATATTCCTTTTGTGTACGTAAAATATCCAATGGACATGCTGTAGAACGCGTATTTCATGCTCATTCACCTAATATTGAAACTATAAATATAAAAAAGCATGGCGATGTTAGAAAATCAAAACTATACTATTTAAGAAATAGAACAGGAAAATCAGCTAAAATAAAGGAACTATTAATAAAAAAATAA
- the tldD gene encoding metalloprotease TldD, translating to MVLNSVTERLLTANKITYHNIFEMLDDVSKNTIDYSDFYFQSNSNESWMLEDNIVREGTFNLNQGVGVRVISGESTGFSYSDSITLNTLRKSVYLSSSILEKTRSIRIKPFLVVKNTSLYTSDNLLTNFDSKEKVDILYKINSIARSVDHRVISVNATLSGEYDQILVAATDGSLAADIRPLVRISVYVIVEHNGKREYGFSGGGSRDGYTFFLDNYVSGMPLLEYYAKEAVRIALVNLSAQEAPSGMFPVVLGSGWPGILLHEAVGHGLEGDFNRQGTSVFTNKIGHKVASELCTIVDDGTIKNKRGSLTIDDEGVPSQYNVLIENGILKSYIQDKFNSRLMGVNPTGNGRRESYAHLPFPRMTNTYMLSGNSTPDDIIDSIEYGIYALNFSGGQVDITSGNFVFSTSEAYLVKKGKISNSIKNVMLIGSGSNVMKEISMVGNDLLIDSGVGTCVKNGQSIPVGVGQPTIKLNNITIGGTKKIV from the coding sequence ATGGTTCTTAATTCAGTTACCGAGCGTTTATTAACTGCAAACAAAATTACTTATCACAACATTTTTGAGATGTTAGATGATGTCTCAAAGAATACAATAGATTATTCTGATTTTTATTTTCAATCTAATAGTAATGAATCATGGATGTTAGAAGATAATATTGTTAGGGAGGGTACTTTTAATCTTAATCAAGGTGTAGGAGTAAGAGTTATATCAGGAGAAAGTACTGGTTTTTCTTATTCCGACAGCATTACATTGAATACATTGAGAAAAAGTGTATATTTATCTAGTAGTATTTTAGAAAAAACTCGTTCTATTCGTATAAAACCTTTTTTAGTAGTTAAAAATACATCTTTGTATACTTCAGATAATCTATTAACTAATTTTGATTCTAAAGAAAAAGTAGATATTCTTTATAAGATCAATTCTATTGCTAGAAGTGTAGATCATCGCGTAATTAGTGTAAATGCTACTTTAAGTGGTGAATATGATCAGATATTAGTAGCTGCTACAGATGGTAGTTTAGCGGCTGATATTCGTCCTTTAGTTCGTATTTCAGTTTATGTAATAGTTGAACATAATGGTAAACGTGAATATGGTTTTAGTGGAGGAGGAAGTCGAGATGGATATACTTTTTTTTTAGATAACTATGTATCGGGTATGCCTTTATTGGAATATTATGCTAAAGAAGCAGTTAGGATTGCTTTAGTTAATTTATCTGCTCAAGAAGCCCCTTCAGGCATGTTTCCAGTAGTATTAGGTTCAGGATGGCCAGGAATTTTATTACATGAAGCAGTTGGGCATGGATTAGAAGGAGATTTTAATCGTCAAGGTACTTCAGTTTTTACTAATAAAATTGGACATAAAGTTGCCTCAGAATTGTGTACTATTGTAGATGATGGGACTATTAAAAATAAAAGAGGGTCTCTAACAATTGATGATGAAGGCGTTCCAAGTCAATACAATGTATTAATAGAAAATGGAATTTTGAAAAGTTATATCCAAGATAAATTTAATTCTCGATTAATGGGTGTAAATCCTACGGGTAATGGTAGAAGAGAGTCATATGCTCATTTACCTTTTCCTCGTATGACTAATACATACATGTTATCAGGAAATTCGACTCCGGATGATATTATTGACAGTATCGAATACGGAATATATGCATTAAATTTTAGCGGAGGGCAAGTAGATATTACTTCTGGAAATTTTGTATTTTCTACTTCTGAGGCATATTTAGTAAAAAAAGGGAAAATTTCTAATTCTATAAAAAATGTCATGTTAATTGGGTCAGGTAGTAATGTAATGAAAGAAATCTCTATGGTTGGAAATGATTTATTAATAGATTCAGGAGTAGGAACATGTGTAAAAAATGGACAAAGTATTCCAGTAGGTGTAGGTCAACCGACAATAAAATTAAATAATATTACGATAGGAGGAACTAAAAAAATAGTATAA